In Coregonus clupeaformis isolate EN_2021a unplaced genomic scaffold, ASM2061545v1 scaf0003, whole genome shotgun sequence, the DNA window cggctgtatgtaataacataAAAAACTTTCTGGGCTAGTAATGTAAGAAAGAACaccagaaaaaaaaaatatactgcaaagttgctcaggagctagaagcagagctgccatgtctattGGCGccaagttcatgatgccgttgacctaaacaagggccccaggaccagtggaagcaataAAGCCCCATATAGCATTAAAGATTCACCACCTTATTTttcagtaggtatggggttattttctgcttatgCATTCTCAATACGataccaaacccaccactggtgtgcggccaaagagctctattttcatgtcagtggggttaattggccacaaatcagtctccagacttgaaaaCCTGTGGCTTGAATTGAAaagggcagtccataagtgcagatgaaggatatcaaggatctggaaggagtctgtatggaggaatagtataagatccctcccaatgtgttctccaactcataaaactttttagaataaggctcagtgccattatcctcacaaggtgaggtgtgtatgtatgtgtgtgtaagcgTTTATCAGCAAATGCTGTCATTTCAAGAAAggatgttttattattatttgaagTTCATAACATTTGATCAATGTGTCTCATTTTACAtgacattttttaaaatccacCATTCATATCAAGAACTTGAAATGAGCTCTCATTTGTATTGTCAATTTAGTGACTCACTCTCCTCTCCATATACCATTAGCTTCTGATAGCCTTCCTCCTCCATTTCCTCTTCcatttcttcttcctcctccattTCTTCTGCTGCACTTTTCCTCTTTCCctgttctccttctctctccgatCGAATGGATGGTATCCCCACACTCCTCCGTCTTGCAAGGGAGAGAGCTATGCCCTTCTCATAGTACGCACATTCGTTAATGAAGAATGGATAGAGTGGCTCAGTCCCTTTGTACTTTAGTGTCTCTCCGGAGAAAGTCTGGAACACAGGGTCATTGGGGTGGAGGAGGCAGAAGTCCCGATcctgagagagatgggggagcgagagacagaggagtTAAAGAGTGGAGGAGGGTTCCAAGTGTGGGTATACCAAATCCTGACCCAGAGATTGCTTTACTGTTACTTAGAAGGGAACTATTGTGCATCCCATACTAAGTGAGTGTCCAGTTGTTAAAGTTTCAAGGGCATTGTATACCTGGAGTTGAGGATGAATGGCGGCTGTAATGCCGTGGGTCTCAAAGTCTCTTGGGTAGTCCAAATTTTTCACCATGGTGTACACATCCACTTTTCCTCCTTCAAACTGGGTCcctgtgaaagagagagacagggagaggaggagagaaagaggggaagatTAAGCTCTGTGGGAGGAATCTGAATGAGGGTTTACAATGCAAGCATGTGGGACAGTGAACTATTTCAATCTGAAAGCAGCGCTGAATTGAATGTTGGAAAGGATTCTGTAGGCCATGTACCTGAGTTAAAGAGGCGGACCCATTCTATCATGTGCTGGACCCCTTCTTGCATTGCGGATAAAATATTGGACCTGACTACTCCATGGGCCTGAGGACCAATCTCAATCGCTGCAGGGGAAAAAAGATACATTTACATGAATTGCATTTCATTGTGTGCATCTATAGCATGTATTGCAACATTTGTTTTACAATTCCTGCCTTAATCTTGCCaaaaggaccacaatggaaatacgtAATTGTGCTAtccttgatttttttttttatgtacagtatgtactggctgtatatgtattttttacattgtcaAAACAAActctatcaatcaatcaagcaCTGTTAAAAATGGCAAAGGTGGTTCCATTTTAAAAGTATGAACAAGAGATGTGCATCATCAGACTACTAAGCATAGCTGTTTAACTACCATGGCAAAATAAACTGGAAAATGTACTGGCAGTAAGGAAGCCCACCTCCCTACTAACTCACCAAAGCCATGTTTACCTACAGACTCGAGGGAATATGCTTCATTGAGGGGAAGGTCGAAGTGAATGAACCTCACAGGTATATCAGACATTTGTCTCTGGAAAACAAAATAAATGGTCAATCCCCCAGTGGTAACCTGACAGAAATTATCTCAAGATAACAACAATATGTGTGAGATCATAGGAATCTCAGATCTTATTTCCACTATGATTGTGTGTATCCTCAAAATATATCTGGTTCAAAGTTCTTCTTAGCACAATGTAGGCTATTATTCAAAGATCATTCCAAATTGTTGGAAACAGACTAGTTAAGGCCAACCTCATGTTCTACCCTTAGTGAGTTCCTAAATTAATTTAAAATCTAAAAAGTCATCCTATCCCTTGTTAACTTTCCTTCATCCATATTGATCTTTAAGAATATAACTATCCCATATGTTCAATCAGTGCAGATCTACTCTAATGAGAAAATGCATCCAAAATGATTTGAGTCTCTGTGAGGATCGTTTGCTCTTGCCTGCAGGTATCTGTAGATGTGGAGAGAGATCCAGTCGCAGTCCGAGTAGGCGATGAGGCACAGGCCCATGTTAGCGGTAGTGTTGTGGAGGTCACACACCAGGTCCATGGCCTCTGGACTGCCTTTAGGACCTAGCAGGGAGTTCAGCTCCTGGGACCGCACTATCTCATAGGGCGTTTTGTCTGTCACAGGCCCACTAAGAGGGCGAGAGAGAAGGATGAATGGATAGTCGTTACCATCAACACTAATACAACTTTTGTCGGCAACTTCATCATGCTCTTTATCCCGCTCATTCTCATCATCTCCTTCCTCACTTTCACCATTACCAACATAAGCCCCACAGACCATCATCATACCTTTTGATATAAATGTCGTCATGGTCGCCATCATCATTTCTCTTTTCTACTACATTCTCATAATCACTATCATCACCACCATCCCTTCTCCCTTGTACttaatcatcataatcatcagacCTGAGGGTGGCGTGGGTGAAGCAGCGGTTcaggtctgtctctgtgtatctccGACACTGCTGGACGGCACGCGGGTTGGACATCACAGTCACCACGGAGATGTGGTCTTCCTCTTCCACCTTTCTCTTCCTCTTCAGCCGCTCTCTCACCAGGTACACTCCTGACAGCTCATTGCCATGGGTACCACCACACACTGCAACGCGGGACACAGTCGGCAATACCACCTCCCTTCCTTCCATCTATGGGATGGCAATCAGAGTTACATTATAACAAATGACTTAAAATTAAATTTTACACACGTAGAAATGTCACCTGtacctccattctgtttcttGATACAGTAGCTCACTAGCTTGGCGTTACAGTATGACTAGTTCAAATATACTTGGCTGCCTTGACGCATATTGTACCCACACCCCTTAGTGATTCCCAGCTCTCATCCGTTCTCTAATTGGAGGTATCAAAGACTTCCGCTTGCTGACACAGCGGGTAAACAATACCAGCAAACACCATTGCGGCAGAAATCATGGTGTCAAATTCTTACCTTGGCTTCCTTTCCTGGTCTGCAGCAAGGTGTACGGCCACCTCAAGCTCACTGTGAACGTTTAACCTTTGAACTTTCCCCTATAACAAAATCACCAAACACACCTTCACTGAATGTTTTGAAATTAACTGAATGTCTGGAAGGGCTGGACCTTGATTGAGATTTACAGATATTGAAACCTTAGATACGAGGTAAACCTGTGTTTAGATTCATCCTTCACAACGATAAATTGAACTACTCTTTTTTAAAAGGATATCACACTTCTTACCCTTGCGGCTATctttcccttccctctctcctgcggttcaccctctcccaccctctccctgGCTTTCATGCAGTTTCACTGATTCAGCattctcatccctccctctcaatAGTAATGTAGTCTGTTCCGGCCTGTATGCTGTTGTGCaaactccccccaccccccacgtCACTCCTCTCCAGTGGACTGGCGGTACTGCACTGTGATGCAGACAGCAGCGTGTGTACTCAATGCAATGTGGAAACTCCACCCTTCCTTTCACACAGCCTCGGTCCCAACGGCTCTGTCCAGTCAGCCTGCTCCAAAGCCCCCCGCCAAGCAGGGTCTCTCACACACTCTGTCCAATGTATAGGATGGTAGGTTCCAGTCAGCCCTTTCAAATGTTGGCTCAATGCAAATCTGCTCCATTGGCATTGACAGAGGCCAGAATTACATACTGTATAGTACACGTCGGGAGAGATTGCTAGCCTCGTCATAAActaaatgttgtcatttaaataCAAAGACATAGGTGAGAGCCTGTAAAAAAAGAATTCATAGAGAACATTCATACAAAGTTAACTTATCTTTGCAAAGGCTACACACCTCTAAATAAATGGTGTCTTAATCAAGTGTTTTAAAAGGTCCTGAAGAGTGGTCttgaataaaaaataataaacataAAAATCAAGTTCATTACTATAATCATGTTCAATAAAAATGTAATAGAAACAAATACCTTTTTTTGCAAACCACCAGACCACGGAGGGGGGATAACCGATTCTCAGGGCAGTTGTAATGGGAGAGATTTGTAAGATAGCGAGAGGAATACAACACAAACTATCATTAGTGTATAAGCAGAGATGACAGACATAACACATCCTAACATCCAACCCATTTGAACAGTGCCAACATTTGATGTCTTCCTCATAATAACCACACATGGTTTTACTGCAAGTAGCACAACACCCATCAATTGAAATGCTGCATCAATTGAAATGCCGGGAAACAAACAAAAGGGCGGGGCTACACCCTGAGAGGGATTGAGACTGAGGAACCAGGCATTTTAAGATGAAGCTTGATCCAAATGACAAGAAAATATATCCAGATGCACACAAACGACTTCatgtaacttttttttatttaattgtcAAAATCTTAAGTAATCAATGTCGCACAGCTTGTACTAAACAAGACAGATATACTATTTTCTATTGAATTGATTTGGCAATCAACTTTCATTTTTTGTTATCCAATTAATAACAGTGAAGAATATTGCAAATAGAACAAAATAAATGAGGGACAAAAGTATGAAAAACACATTACAGCAACCTGTTTGACATACTGGTAGTAATTGATTTAGACAGATTGTTCTGTATTTTATCTTAAAAACGTGTCATATGTCCTTTCACACACATGATGATTACTGTTTTGAAAGGGATCTCCCTTTTATGAAAATGAAGACATTCCACTTCAGTTAATACAGAAGGAAAAAAATAACACCAAACCCAAATAAAACAACCATAACATTATCATAATTACTATATAGTAATCCATTTTCTATACATATATAAAATCAGTTATTTGCAATGGTTTTAAAGTCTTCATTTATTCTTCATTTTAAGTACACTTAAACAAAATTGTTATGAAACAAAGTAAATCCCATATTTTTTGGTGTCAAAACACTTGCATATGTACTCTTCAGAACAGAAATGTATACAGTTGAGCGACAGTTCTTCACCACAGAATTGATTTCCCCTCGATTACCTCTGATGTCAGACTTGCTTACACCGCATTCTCTTAactacacaaatacacacaaagcATTTACCTGATAACTATTTTTAACAACTTCGAATACCATGTGTAGCTCATGGCTACTATTCTTTTCCATCAAATACACACTGTGGGTAGAAAGCACTGTTCCTAAACTGCGAAAATGCTTTTAAGTAATGCTACTCATTTTTACTAGGTTAAATGAAACTTCAATTGAAACTTTTCTTGATGACAGGACACTAAGAGAGCCAGCCAAGAACCAGACAAGAGGTCTACTTCTAACAACTTCAACCCAAGAGCACCCCTATAAAAAAACAAGTTAATTTCACCATCTCATAATTTCCATGACACTAGACTATGAGAAAAACAAGGCCCTGGTAAGAAAGCCGATACAGTACATTAACTACTTTTTGAGAGAAGGGACATACAGTATTCTGGGCACCCACTTCTTGATTTGTGTTGATACTGCATGATGGCAGTAATGCACAACGATGAGTTTCATAAAGCTTCCGATGGATGAACAAATGCAATCATACATGCATTTGTTAAATACCCTAATCAACAGAAAAGAAAAAGGAGAAACCTTCTCCAACTTCTTGAAGGCCACCAATCACTGTTTTAATGACTAACTATATTAACCGAGTTTCATTCCATTTAATAAAAAAACGTTTACCCCCAACCACAAGGCTCTTGATGAACAGAGGAACATTAGTGTATAGCTTCACAGAAAGCGCTATCGGCACAACATGGTAGGGAGAGGTGTCACTGTCAATCTAACCTCATCTGTTCTGGGCCCACACCACTAATGCCAaagccagagaggagagagtttaCTTTTATTCAAAACTTATGCCCAGTTCCATTTCAGTTTCTAGTCTATTTTCCTCACACCCTACGACTTTTTGCAAATGTGAAGGGATTGGATAGGagtacacagtatgatgaaggcTCCACCTAGCCCTCTTATAGAAGGAGTGAGGTTTCCGCCATATTGCCTTCACCTAGGATTTCCCTTCAGATCTGTGAACACTGAGGGGGTAGAGGCTGAGGAAAGAGGGGCTGGGGACTAAAATGGAACCAAGTCTTAGGAATACCCTGTTCACCTATTGGATCAGACTGCAGCCTCTAGATCTCTTAGAACAGAGAGCCAGTGGAGTGAAACATCCAGTCAAGGGGAGGAGGGTAGCTGTTCATTGGTAGGGTCCAATGAAGTAGGTTTCATCCGGGGGAA includes these proteins:
- the LOC121554417 gene encoding N-acyl-aromatic-L-amino acid amidohydrolase (carboxylate-forming) B, with amino-acid sequence MEGREVVLPTVSRVAVCGGTHGNELSGVYLVRERLKRKRKVEEEDHISVVTVMSNPRAVQQCRRYTETDLNRCFTHATLSGPVTDKTPYEIVRSQELNSLLGPKGSPEAMDLVCDLHNTTANMGLCLIAYSDCDWISLHIYRYLQRQMSDIPVRFIHFDLPLNEAYSLESVGKHGFAIEIGPQAHGVVRSNILSAMQEGVQHMIEWVRLFNSGTQFEGGKVDVYTMVKNLDYPRDFETHGITAAIHPQLQDRDFCLLHPNDPVFQTFSGETLKYKGTEPLYPFFINECAYYEKGIALSLARRRSVGIPSIRSEREGEQGKRKSAAEEMEEEEEMEEEMEEEGYQKLMVYGEESESLN